In a genomic window of Sus scrofa isolate TJ Tabasco breed Duroc chromosome 4, Sscrofa11.1, whole genome shotgun sequence:
- the LOC110260465 gene encoding protein S100-A7-like, with product MSTTPAEKSMMDTIDLFHKFTDDSDTMDKEGLLKLLQENFPNFLSACDKNGVDYLANIFEQKDKNKDQRIEFSEFLSLLGDIATGYHKHSHQEELCPPEHQ from the exons ATGAGCACCACTCCGGCCGAGAAGTCCATGATGGACACGATCGACCTGTTCCACAAATTCACAGACGACAGTGACACCATGGACAAGGAGGGCCTGCTGAAGCTGCTGCAGGAGAATTTCCCCAACTTCCTCAGTGCCTGT GACAAAAATGGTGTCGATTACCTGGCTAATATCTTTGAGCAAAAGGACAAGAATAAGGACCAGAGGATTGAGTTTTCTGAGTTTCTGTCCTTGCTGGGGGACATAGCCACAGGTTACCACAAACACAGCCATCAAGAAGAACTCTGTCCTCCGGAACATCAGTGA